One Oncorhynchus masou masou isolate Uvic2021 chromosome 27, UVic_Omas_1.1, whole genome shotgun sequence genomic window carries:
- the LOC135515809 gene encoding NADH-cytochrome b5 reductase 3-like, translating into MLSYIIGLIRSSIDNIINLILSLFLSKKKPAITLEDPNIKYALKLIDKEIISHDTRKFRFALREKDQVLGLPIGQHIYLSAKLDGVLVVRPYTPVSSDDDVGFVDLVVKIYYKNVNPKFPEGGKMSQYLESLRIGDTIDFRGPSGLLVYQGNGAFAIKAEKKAEPVIKTAKQVGMIAGGTGITPMLQLITAIMKDPQDQTVCHLLFANQTEKDILLRPELEEIAANHPTRFKLWFTLDRAPEEWEYSQGFISEDMVRDHLPPPGDDTLILLCGPPPMIQFACNPNLDKVGHASSRRFTF; encoded by the exons ATGCTGTCTTACATCATTGGG CTCATTCGGAGCAGTATCGACAACATCATCAACCTCATCCTGAGCCTCTTCCTCTCAAAGAAGAAACCTGCCATCACCCTCGAGGACCCCAACATCAAATATGCATTAAAGCTGATAGATAAAGAG ATCATCAGTCATGACACAAGGAAATTCCGTTTTGCCCTGCGAGAAAAGGATCAAGTCCTTGGGCTACCCATTG GGCAACACATATACCTGTCTGCCAAACTGGATGGAGTCCTGGTGGTCAGACCGTACACACCTGTGTCGAGTGATGACGACGTAGGCTTCGTAGACCTGGTAGTGAAG ATTTACTACAAGAACGTTAATCCAAAGTTTCCTGAAGGTGGGAAGATGAGTCAGTACTTGGAGAGCCTCCGGATTGGCGACACTATTGATTTCAGAGGGCCCAGCGGCCTGCTGGTCTACCAAGGAAACG GTGCTTTTGCCATCAAGGCAGAAAAAAAGGCGGAGCCTGTGATCAAAACTGCCAAGCAAGTGGGCATGATCGCAGGAGGGACTG GAATCACTCCCATGCTGCAGCTCATCACAGCTATAATGAAGGATCCCCAGGACCAGACAGTGTGTCATCTGCTCTTCGCCAACCAG ACTGAGAAAGACATCTTGCTTCGACCGGAGTTGGAGGAGATCGCAGCTAATCACCCAACCCGGTTCAAGCTATGGTTCACCCTGGACAGGGCTCCTGAGG AGTGGGAGTACAGCCAAGGCTTCATCAGTGAAGACATGGTGAGGGACCACCTTCCACCCCCTGGAGACGACACTCTCATCCTCCTGTGCGGACCGCCTCCCATGATCCAGTTTGCCTGTAACCCCAACCTGGACAAAGTGGGCCACGCCAGCAGCCGGAGGTTCACCTTTTAG